From the Diprion similis isolate iyDipSimi1 chromosome 1, iyDipSimi1.1, whole genome shotgun sequence genome, the window CACATATAACGCGGCAGCGTCAAGCGAAGCGAAAAAGCTGTTGGTGGGGCTGTGATTGATACTGTGAAAACCAGTAGCGTGACGGTAGAAACATAATGTCGAGTTATAAGTTGACTTATTTCGCAATAGCGTCGCTTGGAGAACCGATCAGGTTCCTTCTCAGCTACGGTGGAATCGATTACGAGGATAATCGCTTGCCTAAAGAAGATTGGCCAGCGCTCAAACCAAGTGAGAATCGGCTGAAATTTAACGCGTCTGATTTATCGTTCGTTAGCTTGGTGCAATTAAAACGctaaaactgagaatttcctCCCCAGAAACGCCTCTCGGACAACTTCCGATTCTCGAAGTAGACGGGAAGACGTTGTATCAGAGTAACGCAATCGTTCGATCTCTCGCtcataaattgaatttattcggCGACACTACTTTCGAACACTTCGAAGTAAATGCTCATATTGAAACCATtggcgatttaaaaaatagtaaGTGCAGCTTTTGACGAATCTTAAGGAACATCATacattcatgattttttagaaactttggaaaacttttgaacACTGTTATCTTCTAGTACTGTTCAACTGGACCTGGCATGAAACTCCAGAAGATAAACTCGCCAAAGAGGCAGGGATTCGAGAGAAGTCGGCTTTTTTGTTGGGCAAGTTTGAAGCCGCGGTAAAAGAGAACCGCGGGTATTTCGTGGGTGGGAAAGTAAGTCcaaatttaatattatccATTGATCAACGCGCAATGCACTGATGGACCGTTACTCTTTATTAGTGGAaatgggaaaatattttttatcaattagaAACTTTCGTCTGTTATAACAATTTTCGTAACTCCAGTTCACTCCGACGCACCATTCCACAGGGAAAATCTGTGCCTGCGTATATTTTTGAACACGACTTATCGCAACTCAAGCTACAATCGATTATCATGTAATTCGAAGCCACTACAGACAATAATCGCATGTATACCGTTTCCCATTACAGTTGTCAGCCGCGGATATTCTTTTTGCTGGATTGAATCCCGTTTTCTCCTTCATCCTGGGCAATGATTTCCTCGCGGATTATCCTAACCTAAAAAATCTCGTCGAGAAAGTGAATGCTCTACCGGGTATCAAGGAACACATTGCTAATCGTCCGAAAACGCCcctttaaaatttattcacaaacGAATTATAACGTGCATCTGTACACGTCGCTGACATTGGTAAAATCGATCGAGCTCATCCCATCGCAATTCAGTATTACTATGTATTTggatagtaaaaataaataaattgacgcGGAAGTTTTTACCGTGTGCAAAAACTCTAAGCACTCAATGATGCTGTaatcattttcgtcgtcaccAACTCCTCGCTACTTTTTAAAGTATCATTCAGAAATGCTTATTCGACCATCGACCATAAACACTAATTATAGACTCGAAGATCTAAGGATTCAACTGTAAACCAGTATTGAAGAATATTCTGGAATCGAGTGATTGCTCAAGGACACGAAGTGCAACGTCGACAGGTAGTTTGTAAGATACATATTGTTTGTTGGTAACCGGTGGTAATCTAACAGAAACGTGGTTCGAAAGTGGGGATAATTAGAGGCTGGAACATGGCTAGGTGTAGGACCACCACGGTAGACTCACCCAAAGGATGGGAGAGTGAAAAGATTTCTGAtcttcgttgaaattttttttttttatttacacgaCAGTCTCTACATATTTTCTCGCTTCTTATATAGCCAGGTAACGCGTTGTTGGAATTTTGAATCAATACAGCCGGAAtaatcgtataatataatataataaatagagAATGAATATAATTCTCGTGTCTTTGATCAAGTGTGTCGTTATCAGACACCATGACGAGCTACAAGTTGATTTATATTGCAATTTCCGGTTTCGCCGGACCGATCAGGTACCTTCTGAGCTACGTAGACATCGACTTCGAGGATAAGCGCATAACTCAGGAGGCTTGGCCGGCGCTCAAACCACGTAAGTGGAGAAATTGGCCTTTCGCAGGAGACGACAAATCTTCGAACAGGCTTTTACGTTATCTGAAAgcaattctgtaaaaaaattacatccgTGTTTCACCTTATCGTGTACTTGCTCAGTAATGCCCTTGGAACAGGTTCCGGTTCTtaaaattgatggaaaaacGTTATATCAGTCCAACGCTATCCCCCACTTCCTTGTCAAGAAATTCAACCTACCATGCAGCAATGACTTTGAGGTATTTAAGGTAGACGCGACTCTCGAAACCATCGGCGATTCTAGACCAAGTAGGTCTATTCTGATTCTATTCGACCTTGGAATTAAAATCCAATATTTAGTTGTATATGTGCGAAATGAACGGTTTGAATCAATTCACAGTCtgtttttgacgatttcaCAACCATTATTTGATAAATCGTAGAACCCAGTATGCCGAGAAGGAATTGAGTTCGACACAGTCATCACGTAGAAAATACTTAAAACCAGACACTGGCTTCATCTTTACAGCCGAAGCTAATCAGAGAGTCAAGAAAGCTTTGAAGCCAGCTGATTAAATACGTGCAgatgcgataaaattttcttatcgtaGATTTCAGCGGAATATTGATACAATAACCGAACAACTTTGTTGCATGTGAAGTGCATCGATATATCGATCGTGTAGCAAGGATTTTGTTATCaacatacaaaatatttttttctgacaaaACTCTACTATCTGTGAGCTCCATCGATACCTAATTCTCTTGCATTGTTTCAAACCTTTGTCTTAACCCTCTCGTCTACACTTGAAAAGCACTTGAAAAGTTACACTCCTGCAAAGTGAATCTTCTCGCCTTTCTGTCATCTTCTTTAAATGATTATTTACTGAATATAGATATCGCATTTGTGTTTGCATATTCTTACTCACGACATTCTGACCATTCCATTCCACAAATAAAATCATAAGAACAAATGCTCTGAAACAGTTTTATAACCTTCGATTGATTTTCTGGCACAATTATCGATCGCCTATTTTTGAAAGGACTTCTTAACAGATTATTTAACCTAAAAAATCTTGTTCAGAAAGTCAATGCTTCACCGGGTATCAATTCTCACATTGCTAAGTGTCCGAAAACGctttgttgaaatttatttgcaacCGGACTGCAATATGCATCTGTACACGTTGCTAAGGTTGGTGAAACCGATCAAGCTCATCTCATCTAAATTCAATAGTTATGCAATTGGGTAATAAGAATACATAACacgacgaataaatttttgccgTGCGCAAAACTTTCAATCATTTGTCATCTTTTCATCAACTCCTCGGTTCTTTTTGctccgaaaaaattatcattcagAAATGCTTGTGCAAATTTGACCATGAGCAGAAATTATAGAGGACACTAATCGCAACGTCGAATGTCAGTTTATTATACGAGTAGTCGTCGGGCTATAGATATGCATGTTGGCCGTCTGTAACCGGCGCCGATCTCGACCAGAAACGTGGTTCAAAAGTGGGATGATTAGACGGTAGAACGAGACTAGGTGTATCGCTACCACGGTTGGTCGACAAGGATGGAAGAgtggaaaaatattgtgaTCTACGTCACGGTCGGTCCGTCCGTCCTTTCTCGATGCTTCTGGCCACATAACGCGCAGCCGGCATTAGAGTCAGAGCTGCCTGTGAGTTGAGTTGAACGTCAACAGAACAGTGGTGATAACTCTGCTCGTTATTCTCTTATCTTAAATTCGGTGCAACGTTATTAGGCATCATGTCGAGCTACAAGTTGACTTATTTTGGAATTGCCGGTCTCGCCGAGCCGATTAGATACCTTTTGAGCTACGGAGGCATCGACTTCGAAGATAACCGCATAACTCAGGAAGCTTGGCCTGCTCTCAAGCCACGTAAGTAGGAAATTGGCTTCTCGTCGAAGACGACAAATCTTCGAACGGACTTTTCCGTTATCTGAATTCATAAGCAAATATACTGTCCATGTTTCACGTTGCCGTATACCTACCTGTTCAGAAATGCCCTTGGAACAAGTTCCGGTTCTCGAAATcgacggaaaaattttctatcaatCCAACGCTATCGCCCGCTTCCTTGCCAAGAAATTCAACATATTAGGCAGCAATGATTTAGAGGCATTCGACGTCGATGCCACTCTCGAAACCATCGGCGACTTGAGACAGCGTAAGTCCATTCTGATTCCACCCAAATTTGGAATGAAAATCcgatatttatttctattgtGTGCGTTTATGAACCGTTCAAATTAATTCGTTTTACATACTCTTAGTGCTCGCCAAGTGGTACTGGTATTCCGAACCGGCGCAGAAGGCGGCAACTGAGGCAGAGACGAAAAAGAAGGCCGCTTTTTATCTCGGCAAACTCGACGCGTGGGTGAAGAAGAACGACGGATATTTCGTTGCCGGCAAGGTAGGTTTGACGCTTCCTTAAGTTGCAGGCACGGACAGACCACTTACAGGGTTTCAGGGTGCTCAACTTGCGTTCAGTGTTTCTCAACCTAAAAGTTATTGAGAAGACTGAAAAAGTTCCTATTCTGGATGGCATCACAATAACGGACGCCGTAGGGATAGCATTCGGATTTTCAGCACGCAACAAAAACAATTTGGTGTTGGATTTACATGCTCGAAAGTATTTCTACTCAAGTGCATTTATTGAGTTATAATTACAGGGATCGTGTGCGATTTACTTATCGTTATGTTGTAGTTGCATTCACAAATGTTTTTACAATTGGTCGCATTTCAAAATTACTAGGAactttactgaaaaaaatcttgtcaTCGTCGTACATGTGGATCCaacgtatatttttctttttttctcttgaggtaaaaagtatttttgtaaatcaaaCAATGGAATGCTGTGAAAGCttactttattattttagCCAAGGTAATTTCACATTAAAATATAGAGGGGAAAATTAACTCGAACTTCAATTCACTAAATTATTTCCCTCTGAGTAAATGTTGAACAGCGCTGATTGATCTTCCTCGATTTTTCGCATCTTTTTAGTCGCTAAACTCTTTTCACCTTTATCGTTGCAGCTCTCGGCAGCAGACATCGTCTTCGCCGGATTCCATCTCATCTTCGCTTTCCTGGTGGGTAAGGATTACCTTGCAGATTATCCGAATCTCAAGGGTGTCGTTGAAAAAGTTGAGGCTCTTCCTGCCATCAAAGCTTACATTGCTAAGCGTCCGGTGACGGAATACTGAACGGGATGCGAAAGCTCATATCGATTACGTGTTTTAAATCTAGAATAAATCAGCTTACACGTCATACATAGAGTCGGTAACAACCACTCGATCCATTCGACGAATCGGAGTATTATAAGATGATAGTTTCTAGGTTTCTTCATCTGAAAAGTATGTTATTTTAaaccatgaaaaaatttgaactagAATTAGgcgctttttattttttactcgtttTGTATTATTTCAACCTATAACAGACATTTTATACGACGCATTTTATCAGCAatgttgaataaagaaaacaagCAAGAAGTGCCGAATTGGAGTCTGTGACTCGccgattttgttttatttatcattcttCACGAGACCGTTTGCTTTATttgcatgaaaatttcattatataatatttaatattcatatcaaACTGACCAACGAGTTTTTGATCAATATTCGTCTACCTCCCAACATgtaattaattgcatcacCCCTCTGTGAAAACTAAAAATCTCTACACTCACATacaaaagaatttcttttcttttaattactAGAAAATAGTAAAGTGTGCATCGTGACTATgacattttgaatattatcagAATTGCATGAGAACATGGTACAAGCAACTGTTCAGTGTGATTAAGTTGTCACTTTCTTTACCTTTCTAAGTTTGTTCAGTCGAATAAGGccttattttatacaaaattatgtccaccttgtattttttcataataatgcAATTTTATTTCGGCAATTATACAAGCTAGGAGCAATCGCGTAGAGCGTCAATTACGTCTGATGACGAGAATCTCGTTTCTGCTGTAGTCGTTGAACCACCGCTTATTCGATTATCGGTCTGTGACCCATCGCTGGGGTTAGACATAGCAAGTAAATGCTTCGTCGCTCCATAGTTGCTTATCGTGtcagaatataataaattgtgaTTACGCTTTTacgttattatacatttttataagaTTCAGAGGAAGTTTTTTCACAAAGATTCGAACTTCGTTGAACAAGTTTTTTCTGCTAATTACGTGTTTCGTTTTGCTGCACGATGCGCAATCAACGATGCCGTTGACAGATCTGCAGAAACCGAAGAagctattgaaaatttcagaaatattctCACCTGTGAAGTCCGTAACCTTCACTGGATTTCACAGTTCATTCTTGACGATTTCGCAATTCACAATTTGATAAACCGTGGTATCTAGTATGTCGAGAAGGAATCGATTTTGACACAATCATCACGTAGAACGTACTCAAAACCAGACACAGGCTTCATCTTTTTACCTGATGATAAATAGAGAGTTAAGAAAGTCTCGAAGCCAGTTGattaaatacacgtgaatatGATAAAAGTTTCTTATCGTATAGATTTTAGCGGAATATTGCTGGAACAACGGATTCGCTTTGTTACATGTGATCTGCACGGAAACAGAAACTTATGTTTCAATCATTCTAGAAACTCGCGAAAACTGAGTGATTTTGGGAAACCATTGTCGATCGTTTATTTTTGATATCCGCAACTTAATGAAAACTAGTTACAACGTAACTGAGTTCGTGATAATTCAACCAGTTGTTAAAATTCCATATCATTCCCCGGCAACATCAGATCCGCATATATTCAAATACATACTCGCTGTAATCGATTACGCAATGACGTAATccgtgaaaaaacaaaacaggaGTATTATCGCATATCGTATGTTTTTTAGCGACGGAATGCGATCTATCCATGCAAACTTGTTTTAATCGCGATTTCTTTCATCAtcggctcatttttttcgaacagAAAATCGCTGCTGCGGGGGTAGATAAGACCAAACTAAACCCATGCAGGCGGAACGAGTCCGATAAGGCTGCAACACCACTGTTATATAACGGAGATCCCCCCAAGTCCCATCGCATTTCGTGTGAGCATCGAGCGAGGCTAGAGCGTCTTCAAGAACCAGAGTCTTCCATTCCTCCAAATCCACCATGTCGAACTACAAACTGACTTACTTCAACCTTGCCGGACTTGGAGAGCCGATCAGGTTCCTACTGAGCTACGGTGGCGCGAAATTCGAGGACAAACGCATCACCCACGATATTTGGCCGCAATTCAAATCCCGTGAGTAGAAACtagttttgattaaaaaaagacTTCCCCCATTCCTCTCGTTTTGTTCGACCATATATCGAGGATCGTCCCTCTCTTCGCAGAGACTCCTCTGGAACAGCTCCCGATTCTCGAAGTCGATGGAAAGACGCTCTACCAGTCGAACCCGATCGCTCGATTCCTTGCCAAGAAGTTCAACCTCTTCGGCAGCTCCGACTTCGAGGCCTTCGAGGTTGACGCCACCTTGGAAACCATCAGCGACCTGAGACAGGGTGAGTGCGAGCGACCGAGTCGTCTAATCCAAACCAGTTCCCCCTTTTTCCGTGTTCTAACATGCTGAAATGCTCGTTTCTTAGTGCTCGCAAAATGGGGATTCACCGCTGATGCAGCGCAGAAGTCCGCCGCTGAGGCTGAAACTTTCCAGAAGGTTGCCTTCTACTTGGGCAAGTTCGAGACCACCGTTAAGAAGAACGGAGGATACTTTGTTGGTGGCAAGGTACGTTGGTCGCTTTTCTTATCATGGCTGGTTTTGATGAGCGCTGCGTCACTTGATCTTGTTGTGTCCTACGTGAAACCGATTTTTCATCACATCACTTCTACAATCTCCTCGTTGTTCATTTCGCAACTTTGTCATTCCAGTTGTCGGCCGCTGATATTGTCTTCGCTGGATTCAGCCCCTTCTTCTCGTACTTGGCAGGCAAAGACATTCTCGTGGGTTACCCCAGCCTGAAGAGTCTCGTTGACAAAGTTGTTTCTCAGCCCAGTATCAAAGCCTACATTGCCAAGCGTCCCAAGACGGACTTCTAAGGACGATGTCAAGCGATGTGCGATCAAAGACGAATGACGGAGTgagcgaaagagaaaaaacaccTTCACTTTTcacgaacgaacgaaaaactgaaattcttTAAGATCTCTTCCAACGATTTTACCGAatgaattttacgaattttgGTACGTGTCTGAcgttcagaaaaataaaaataacgttttTAATATATGTTGAGAAATAATGCGTATCTTGATCAATCACCCGGCTGGCTGAAAATACACTAGATTAAAATTACAACctggggaaaatttttaacccgACACAATTCGCCAGTTAATACTTTAATATCTTCCCCGACAATATCTTATCCCATGTTTAATAATCCCGCATAACCGTCTATATTTTACTGCTGTTATGATTATCGCCTTGAGCAAATAAACAGTCAGTGGTATCATTAAGGTTCACGTTTAGCCGGCGAGAAATTCTCAGCTTGAAAATTAGTTACCCTCAAGCTTACGCAGAATCCAACTTTACAACGGCAGTGATTGTGTCTGCGCCTAATTTCGGATTTGATAACCATGCCTCGCGCGATTTAACAAcgacattaaaatttttaatctacaCCCATTAGCGTTTGCCAAACTTTTGTCTACAATAAATACGAAAGTGTCGCAACACAGCCTCGAAAATATTCAAGATAAAATTCGTTGATTCTTATTAATGCAGATGCAACGTGTCATGATCGTAGCCTCTCTGACTTTCATAGTTTGCTTTGGTCCTCGGTGTTTTCCTCGCGCCAAACCATCCGTGATATCAACAGGTACAGCAGGTAGGTAGAAACATTCGATACGCGCGCCATCTTTGTATCGGAAACGATTTCTGAACTCAAACAACTCGCACACTTCGTACGAGACGGTCGCCGAGTTCGCAAACGCTTACCGAGTGCTTCCAAATAATTCATTATTGTTTCGAGGGTGCGTAGATCGTGATTGGTGAGTGAGTTATCAGGTGTTTTCTGTGTTCAACCGAAAACGACTGCGATGGATACACGAGCTGCGAGTCGTTGATCTTTGTAAGTATGAAGTTACAAATCGTTTCACTTgttgatgattattattttgtttcgtCTCTGCTCCTCTGGTCAATTATTCTGTGTCGAATATTTCCATGCGATTTTATTTATCTCAACGATTTCAATATCGCGGAGACCTTGACCCTCCGAGGAGGTAATGGGGCCCGAATTTATCAGCTCTGACAGACTGACCCGAATCGTCGTAATCGGTGATTGCGTATCTTTGCTTGGGTACTTCGCAAGATTGCTTTTCAACTTATTCCAAGATGTAATTGTATCGCAAATTTGTGTTATGAGAGCagaaataaaatgtgattAGCACACGTAACTCGTTGCAGAGATATTTTGTGGGGTATTATTAAAGTCATTGGTCTGCGTTATTTCAGACATTAATTATCTGTACtgattgtataatttattcaacaatgTAGTCGACTTTTTCACGAATAGACACATTCACGGGTACAATTGGTCTACGTATATACAAATCGTACTTACGTACGACGTGATTATGCGGTACGTCGTGCAGACGGATATAACTatagttattataataaatacacaAATTTCGCCGGTCGAATGCCAATTAGCGCCTGCtaattgtttattatatattattatgatgacatataaaaataaataaattacttaCATTCTGTTTTCATCAGATAttaatacatgtattatagacaagtttttacaattttgataaaaatcgaCTTCGCCTTAATCGCGAATTCTGGAACTACAGGACTAGCGAATGCTCTAAGAATATACTCACAGAATTACTCTTTCTTTCAACACGTTTAACGAACCCTTGCGTAAAAACCACGCGAACGTGTTTCACATGATGCTATAATTTGAGGAATACAAATTCCTATACTCTCCTTGTATCATCGAAACTTTGGCTTTAAAAGAACATCACGCAACATCCTGAAGCTGTTACAGTAAAACTTtgagaataatattatatcagaTTTCAGGTTCACAAAAAGTAagtttacaaatttattttaatggcTCAACATCCAGagcataacaataataataataatttaagctCGTCAAGTTTCAGCGAGTGGAAAGAATCGTTTCGGATTGGCATTACGActgtttgaagtttttttcccccacACTTTTCTTGTACCATCTTGCTGCTCGATTTAACCACTTCTTCATTTTGCTTTCAATCTGAACGATATATAGCACATCTGGATATTATATCGGTATCGGTTTCCTTCTGCTCTCTCGATAAACTTGGCGTGAAATTTAATTAGACGAGCATCAATCAGCCGGACTTTACACGCATCGAATGACGCGCGAAACTCCAATAAACCGAAACCGGATTCCGCACTTTCCCCCGGTCTCTATCCGTTTTCACGAACTGACCACCGTTGTCGCGGATCGGGctcaaataattttccaccTCTTGAAACAACTCGCGGCTACGGAGTCCAGTATATCCAATTTCACGGCGGATGAATTTCGCTTTAATCCCTGAGTGAGAATCTCCGCAAGGACGACGTTGTCGCTTTGGAATGCTTGGCTGATCGTCAAGTGATCAGGTCAAAGTTCACCTCCCCCATGTATCGGGCGAGTTCCGAACCGGTGAATTCCGTCTCGTCCAGATCCTGCAGACTGGAATTACTTATCGTGTTCGCGCTCTCTATGCTCGCCTCGCTCCTCAACCTGGGTGGCGCGCTAGCAACTTCCGGTCTCACTTTAGGCCTGGTGTTCTTCACATCCGAGGCGAACAATCCTCTCGTTCCGAACCGTAGTCTGTCCGCCAGAATACCTGGAGGGAAAAAAACCGCTCAAGTTTTGATTCTAATAGTCGCAAATTCGCGTCTACGACACACAGAATCCACATTTAGAGAAACTGTGGATTAAAATACCGAACGACCCGAGCATCAAAAGCTTAGATCAAAGATTGGAGATCAAACCACTCACCAAGAACCACGGTTTTCTGAGATCGCGGATTCGTTTCCATCGAGTGTTCCTGTGGAACACGATGCTCGAAATTGAAGGCCGCGTTGTTGTTGCCCTCGTTGCAGAGCTTCTTGCTGACCGACGTGGTCATCGTGACTTGACTAGAATCCGAGGATCCTCTGGagatactttttttaatatcgttGCGGAACACTCCTTTCGACTCCTTTGAATTCCCCGTCATCCTTTCCGGGGATCCTTCTACCCCCAGTTCGACAGTTTCTCTTTTGAAAATCCCCTCGACTCCGCCATCAGCCACGTCTAAGGCTACCTGGTGTTGCAACGCTGGTCGTTGCACCTCCTCGCTTACGGAAACCGATCCTGACTGCCGATAATTCGCATCACAGTGTCGATAATCGCAGACTCGCGTCGCACGACGTGACAATGCACTGTAAGTTGGTCTTCGCGGGCTGCTTTTCCACTGAGATTTTCTTCGGCCGCAATGCTGGGACAGCATCGTCTgcgaattaattttctttaattttacttGATATGTTCAAAAAACTGATGCTCAAACGCATAAGGACgcgtaaaaattttagtaGATACATAAATAAAGAAGTAAATTGACGAGAAGAATAGACAAGGGTTGAACTTAAATTTCCGTTATTTTACGTTATTATTCGAATATCCACACTTATGTTGAGACTTCTGGTACACACAAACATATTAAGTCTCTGACAAAAAATAGCCACCAATAAATTCGTGCGGGACAAGAGTCATTTTTTTGTGATTCAAAGTGGTCAGCAAAAAAGAATATATCAATAACAACCTTGATAGTTATTGTGGATTTCAAATGCCGGAAGAAACAAAATCAAGTAAAGGTGTACTTGAGGTTCAAATCAATCCCAACCTTATATAGAGTTTGATCTTTATAGATACCTTAAACGCTTCTCGAAACTTGTTGGACATGATGTTGTATAGGAGTGGATTAATCGTCGTCGAGAGATAGTAGAATATCCCCGAAACGTAGGTTAGGGTTGTGTAGACAGTGACTAAAACGGGATGATGTTCCTCCTGGCTCGCACCTTGGGCGTAAACAGCCAGCAGCCTTTGCGCGTGGAAAGGCGCCCAGCAGATGAAAAAAGCGACGACGACTGCCACTGTGAAAACATCGAGATTAAATCACGCGGATGTGgcgggagaaaaaaagttcgtgAGCTGCCCGCAATATCCGGAATCGAGGATTAAATCTGGAAATAAGAATCAAATCGACCTAAAAGCAACAAGGAAGTGTCGCGATTCGTCGGTAGCTTGCCATTGACGTCGACTTAAAATTAGTCCGTACGCTTTCATATTTAAATTCGAGCGCTGGCGTAAGCGACGGGACTTCTCTCAATTATGGTTTTCAATTGTAGAACGTCGATGATCGAGTATCGAGTGATTACTTAATTTTTAAAGTTATTCGATTTTGCATCAGCCAAATATGGTGGAACTTTATCTCATaacatcttcatttttttcgtcaacaaCGTGAAACGAATTGCTTTTTTCACTAAGCCGATCGATCCAATCTAAGCGTGTTTCCTCAATTTGTCAAAGTCAAGTTAAACCGGCGCACTTGAAAGCATTCAAATGAAACAAAGCAATCCTCGTTGGCCTAGAGAATTTGTTTACGGACTTATCTTATCTCATTGTGCGATACCGCATAGTTGGGGAGTTCTTCGATCCGGATATCATTCGTCGGCAAGCAATCCTCGGTGGTACACCTATATCAACGGCTTTCGCATTCGGAGAAAAGATTTGCTGCATTGGTAGTCAGACAGGCATCACGTATCAGTGCGGAAACACGTTTTCGTCTCTTGATCCACTTTGTCGAGGAAGCCGAGGTCGCAAGGGAGGACGGAACGCTGGAAAATCCGGACTTCCGGCTTCGtggaattgtttttctttcctcatcCAAAGGGAAGACTCGCGCAAAAAGTATGAACACCGAAACGCCCCTTTTTTTCACCGGTGTCGGGTATATTACGTAGATCGTGGTGCCAATTTTGCCTGAGAATATGCAAATACGGTTTACCCCATGTAGATATGATGGTGAAATTTACTTTCAATCATCTTGCCTGTGCACATATTATGGTCCGCGACTTTTCTCATCGTTACATAGTAATTGTCGAAAATTAGTTTCGCAATTACTTCTCTCAGGTCGATTGATTGccgaa encodes:
- the LOC124405047 gene encoding pyrokinin-1 receptor-like, whose product is MFENETVFPGSGIREENDSACNDSRGIAEYLKLEEPSRRDPLYIVIPITIIYVTIFLTGVVGNISTCVVIARNKSMHTATNYYLFSLAISDLLLLVSGLPPEMYYIWSQFPYVFGEIFCAIQSFAAETSANATVLTITAFTVERYVAICHPFVSHTMSKLSRAVKFVVAIWLFALGLAVPQAIQFGIVYGEDENGTTVEETARCTVKWVILEHAFEISTMLFFVVPMTIITVLYVLIGVKLRRSRLLTAVKRTSISNSINNGESVRGKTAAQRNVIRMLVAVVVAFFICWAPFHAQRLLAVYAQGASQEEHHPVLVTVYTTLTYVSGIFYYLSTTINPLLYNIMSNKFREAFKTMLSQHCGRRKSQWKSSPRRPTYSALSRRATRVCDYRHCDANYRQSGSVSVSEEVQRPALQHQVALDVADGGVEGIFKRETVELGVEGSPERMTGNSKESKGVFRNDIKKSISRGSSDSSQVTMTTSVSKKLCNEGNNNAAFNFEHRVPQEHSMETNPRSQKTVVLGILADRLRFGTRGLFASDVKNTRPKVRPEVASAPPRLRSEASIESANTISNSSLQDLDETEFTGSELARYMGEVNFDLIT
- the LOC124410497 gene encoding glutathione S-transferase-like, with the protein product MSNYKLTYFNLAGLGEPIRFLLSYGGAKFEDKRITHDIWPQFKSQTPLEQLPILEVDGKTLYQSNPIARFLAKKFNLFGSSDFEAFEVDATLETISDLRQVLAKWGFTADAAQKSAAEAETFQKVAFYLGKFETTVKKNGGYFVGGKLSAADIVFAGFSPFFSYLAGKDILVGYPSLKSLVDKVVSQPSIKAYIAKRPKTDF
- the LOC124409109 gene encoding uncharacterized protein LOC124409109, with the translated sequence MSSYKLTYFAIASLGEPIRFLLSYGGIDYEDNRLPKEDWPALKPKTPLGQLPILEVDGKTLYQSNAIVRSLAHKLNLFGDTTFEHFEVNAHIETIGDLKNILFNWTWHETPEDKLAKEAGIREKSAFLLGKFEAAVKENRGYFVGGKLSAADILFAGLNPVFSFILGNDFLADYPNLKNLVEKVNALPGIKEHIANRPKTLEDLRIQLGWNMARCRTTTVDSPKGWENTMTSYKLIYIAISGFAGPIRYLLSYVDIDFEDKRITQEAWPALKPLMPLEQVPVLKIDGKTLYQSNAIPHFLVKKFNLPCSNDFEVFKVDATLETIGDSRPNGRTRLGVSLPRLVDKDGRVEKYCDLRHELCSLFSYLKFGATLLGIMSSYKLTYFGIAGLAEPIRYLLSYGGIDFEDNRITQEAWPALKPQMPLEQVPVLEIDGKIFYQSNAIARFLAKKFNILGSNDLEAFDVDATLETIGDLRQLLAKWYWYSEPAQKAATEAETKKKAAFYLGKLDAWVKKNDGYFVAGKLSAADIVFAGFHLIFAFLVGKDYLADYPNLKGVVEKVEALPAIKAYIAKRPVTEY